A window of Xylophilus sp. GW821-FHT01B05 contains these coding sequences:
- a CDS encoding SgcJ/EcaC family oxidoreductase — translation MNVRRMLPGSATAVVVLAISTSAFAQAPAAGTAGTCVPATEPQIAALFDRWNDSLRTLDADKVAANYAVDGVLLPTVSNAPRTTPAEIHDYFVRFLKSKPQGTINQRIIKVGCNVAQDVGIYTFRFKDGKKVKARYTYVYEWVNGQWLIAHHHSSAMPEVVARK, via the coding sequence ATGAATGTGCGTCGTATGCTTCCTGGCTCGGCAACGGCGGTGGTTGTCCTCGCCATCTCGACATCGGCATTTGCGCAAGCGCCCGCAGCGGGTACAGCGGGTACTTGCGTGCCAGCCACCGAACCGCAGATCGCGGCGCTGTTCGACCGCTGGAACGACTCGCTGCGCACGCTGGATGCAGACAAGGTCGCAGCCAACTACGCGGTCGACGGCGTTCTTCTGCCGACCGTTTCGAATGCTCCACGCACTACCCCCGCGGAGATCCACGACTACTTCGTCAGGTTCCTGAAGAGCAAGCCGCAAGGCACCATCAACCAGCGCATCATCAAGGTCGGCTGCAACGTGGCGCAGGACGTCGGCATCTATACCTTCAGGTTCAAGGACGGCAAGAAGGTGAAAGCCCGCTACACCTACGTCTATGAGTGGGTGAACGGCCAATGGCTGATCGCCCACCACCACTCGTCTGCCATGCCCGAGGTCGTTGCGCGCAAGTAG
- a CDS encoding TerC family protein has protein sequence MLELLTDPQVWIAFATLTALELVLGIDNIIFISILVDKLPLAKREFARRIGLFMAMFMRIGLLLVLAWIVGLVTPLFSMFGQEISGRDLILILGGLFLIWKSTTEVHQSLEGAHGQKSSAAKATFASVILQIMVIDLVFSLDSIITAVGMVDDVRVMIAAVIASVLLMMLFAGPIGRFVSNHPTIKMLALAFLVVVGVVLVAEGFEHHVPKGYVYFAMAFSLAVEMLNIRMRKKSAKAVELNPPRMPGD, from the coding sequence ATGCTTGAACTCCTGACGGATCCCCAGGTCTGGATCGCCTTTGCGACCCTGACCGCGCTTGAGCTGGTGCTGGGCATCGACAACATCATCTTCATCTCCATCCTGGTAGACAAGCTGCCGCTCGCCAAACGCGAATTCGCGCGGCGGATCGGGCTGTTCATGGCCATGTTCATGCGCATAGGGCTGCTGCTGGTCCTCGCCTGGATCGTGGGCCTGGTTACCCCGCTTTTCTCGATGTTTGGCCAGGAGATCTCGGGGCGGGACCTGATCCTGATCCTGGGTGGGCTGTTCCTGATATGGAAGAGCACGACCGAGGTTCACCAATCACTGGAAGGCGCGCACGGGCAAAAATCCAGCGCAGCCAAGGCGACCTTTGCCTCGGTCATCCTGCAGATCATGGTGATCGACCTCGTGTTCTCGTTGGACTCGATCATCACGGCGGTCGGCATGGTGGATGACGTCCGGGTCATGATTGCCGCGGTGATCGCATCCGTGCTTTTGATGATGCTGTTCGCCGGCCCGATCGGCCGCTTTGTCTCGAACCATCCCACCATCAAAATGCTGGCGCTGGCCTTCCTGGTGGTGGTCGGTGTGGTCCTGGTCGCGGAAGGCTTCGAGCACCATGTGCCCAAGGGCTACGTGTACTTTGCGATGGCCTTCTCCCTGGCCGTGGAAATGCTCAACATCAGGATGCGCAAGAAGTCCGCCAAGGCCGTGGAGTTGAACCCACCCCGCATGCCGGGAGATTGA
- a CDS encoding MaoC family dehydratase, which yields MSGEFGPVEVGRRFGGAHTFDEAQVRAFANAAGDTNPLHHDAAFAEASRYGRLIASGTHTTALLLGLTASHFSQTHSIVGLSFSVELCRPVYVDATVWMEWEVMAATPGGCCSQRLALRGSMRDETGAECVAAAGTVQVSAPMVASTS from the coding sequence ATGAGCGGCGAGTTCGGACCGGTCGAGGTGGGGCGCCGGTTCGGCGGTGCTCATACCTTCGATGAGGCGCAGGTCCGTGCATTTGCGAACGCCGCGGGGGACACCAACCCCTTGCATCACGACGCCGCATTTGCCGAGGCCTCTCGGTACGGCCGGTTGATCGCCAGCGGAACGCATACAACGGCATTGCTGCTGGGGTTGACGGCCTCGCATTTCTCCCAAACACATTCCATCGTGGGCCTCTCGTTCTCTGTCGAGCTGTGTCGGCCGGTCTACGTCGATGCAACGGTCTGGATGGAGTGGGAGGTCATGGCCGCCACGCCGGGCGGTTGCTGTTCGCAGCGGTTGGCTCTCCGGGGATCGATGCGCGATGAAACGGGTGCAGAGTGCGTGGCTGCAGCGGGCACCGTTCAAGTCAGTGCGCCAATGGTGGCCTCAACCTCATAA
- a CDS encoding tannase/feruloyl esterase family alpha/beta hydrolase codes for MSTRNGGLSRSASASIANGRYTWPGFLPGGETAATWAASSGILGSDFIKYMVAQDGSVDPLKVDATQYIARLDQLSSMIDAVDPDLSRFKAKGGKLVLWTGQTDWLITANNATEYYQNVVEQSGGQSTADEFVEYYTAPGVDHCAGGTGADKVDLVGPMFEWIENGVKPSSSIIVATQRTAATGATPISRPLCRYPQYPKYVGGDPNAAASFVCTAP; via the coding sequence ATGTCCACCAGGAATGGCGGGCTTTCCAGAAGCGCAAGCGCCAGCATCGCCAATGGCCGCTATACCTGGCCCGGCTTTCTTCCTGGTGGCGAGACCGCAGCCACGTGGGCCGCATCCAGCGGCATTCTTGGGAGTGACTTCATCAAGTACATGGTCGCCCAGGATGGCTCAGTGGACCCGCTCAAGGTGGACGCCACGCAGTACATCGCGCGCCTTGACCAGCTCAGCTCGATGATCGATGCCGTCGACCCTGACCTGAGCCGATTCAAGGCAAAGGGCGGGAAGTTGGTTCTCTGGACAGGGCAAACCGACTGGCTGATCACCGCCAACAACGCCACGGAGTACTACCAGAACGTCGTCGAGCAAAGTGGAGGGCAATCCACCGCAGACGAGTTCGTGGAGTACTACACCGCCCCCGGCGTGGACCACTGCGCAGGGGGCACGGGAGCAGACAAGGTAGACCTCGTCGGGCCCATGTTTGAATGGATTGAGAACGGGGTCAAGCCTTCGTCCTCCATCATCGTCGCAACACAGCGCACCGCTGCCACGGGGGCTACACCGATCAGCAGGCCACTGTGCAGGTACCCGCAGTACCCCAAGTACGTGGGGGGCGATCCGAATGCCGCTGCCAGTTTTGTATGTACGGCGCCTTAG
- a CDS encoding LysR substrate-binding domain-containing protein, whose amino-acid sequence MSVAQLRAFFFVAQHGSFSGAARAMGLTQPTLTMQVQALEKTHKVELFHRRGHGVELSAVGQRLLPIARQLSALELDAYNLLHDSGELQAGDLRLGAVGPFHVIEMVDAYRRRYPRIDVSIRMGNSSAVFKDLEDYVVDIGVLARFHEAPGFAAIPYARHDLLLFVEKSHAFAARGSVRLEELHGQAMLQRESGSSTRRAMDDALREAGVKPKIVMEIGSREALREAAARGIGIGAVSEAEFIPDPRLVPVRIEGRQVFTETYLYCLAERRDSRVLNSFFDVALSLRSADSPA is encoded by the coding sequence ATGTCTGTTGCCCAGCTTCGAGCTTTCTTCTTCGTCGCCCAGCACGGGAGCTTCAGCGGTGCGGCGCGCGCGATGGGCCTGACCCAGCCCACGCTGACGATGCAGGTCCAGGCGCTGGAGAAAACGCACAAGGTCGAGCTGTTTCATCGCAGGGGCCATGGCGTTGAGCTGAGCGCGGTCGGGCAGCGGCTGCTGCCCATTGCACGCCAGCTGAGTGCACTCGAGTTGGATGCATACAACCTGCTGCATGACAGCGGCGAATTGCAGGCGGGTGACCTGCGCCTGGGCGCGGTCGGGCCCTTTCACGTCATCGAAATGGTGGACGCCTACCGTCGCCGCTATCCGCGCATTGACGTCTCCATCCGCATGGGCAATTCATCGGCGGTTTTCAAGGACCTGGAGGACTATGTCGTGGACATTGGCGTGCTGGCACGTTTCCACGAAGCGCCGGGCTTCGCCGCGATTCCCTATGCACGGCATGACCTTCTGCTTTTCGTGGAAAAGAGCCACGCTTTCGCTGCACGAGGCAGCGTGCGGCTGGAAGAGCTTCATGGCCAGGCCATGCTGCAGCGAGAGAGCGGCTCCAGCACACGCCGTGCGATGGACGACGCGCTGCGTGAGGCGGGCGTCAAGCCGAAGATCGTCATGGAAATCGGAAGCCGGGAGGCTTTGCGCGAGGCGGCCGCGCGGGGCATTGGCATCGGCGCGGTGTCAGAGGCTGAGTTCATTCCCGACCCACGCTTGGTTCCGGTCCGAATCGAGGGGCGCCAAGTGTTCACCGAGACCTATCTCTATTGCCTCGCAGAACGGCGGGATAGCCGGGTTCTGAACTCGTTCTTCGACGTGGCGCTTTCGCTTCGCAGCGCAGACTCGCCAGCTTAG
- the phnD gene encoding phosphonate ABC transporter substrate-binding protein, with the protein MSTYFSRHRRQLLAAALPLALATPAFAERPLTIGLIPAEDSQAMIASSRQVLDSLQQQLGMPVKPFVATDYNGIIEALRAKKLDIAYLGPFSYVLAASVADVEAFAVAVTKKTGTSSYKSVIIARKDSGISSLADLKGRTFAFVDPTSASGHLFPKAGMLQAGYDPDTYFRRVIFSGSHDASILAVANKKVDAAPVADRILASAIAQGQVRQDDLQVIWSSNPIPESPMVWRKDLDPALKEKIATAMANIKDLPWGDQGVLNGFQPTNDAAYNVVRDTAKVLKLDLRAMK; encoded by the coding sequence ATGTCCACCTACTTCTCCCGCCACCGCCGCCAGTTGCTCGCTGCCGCACTGCCGCTCGCACTGGCAACGCCGGCCTTTGCCGAACGGCCTCTCACCATCGGCCTGATCCCCGCCGAGGACTCCCAGGCCATGATCGCGAGCAGCCGCCAGGTGCTCGATAGCCTGCAGCAACAGCTGGGAATGCCGGTCAAACCATTCGTGGCAACCGACTACAACGGCATCATCGAAGCGCTGCGCGCCAAGAAGCTGGACATTGCCTACCTCGGCCCGTTCTCGTACGTGCTGGCGGCGAGCGTGGCCGACGTCGAAGCCTTCGCTGTGGCGGTGACCAAGAAAACCGGCACCAGCTCCTACAAGAGCGTCATCATCGCCCGCAAGGACAGCGGGATATCGTCCTTGGCCGACCTGAAGGGCCGCACTTTCGCCTTCGTCGACCCGACCTCTGCATCGGGCCATCTGTTCCCCAAGGCCGGCATGCTGCAGGCCGGCTATGACCCGGATACCTACTTCCGCCGCGTGATCTTCTCCGGCTCGCATGACGCCAGCATCCTGGCAGTGGCCAACAAGAAGGTAGATGCCGCGCCGGTGGCCGACCGCATTCTGGCGAGCGCCATCGCCCAAGGGCAGGTGCGCCAGGATGATCTCCAGGTCATCTGGTCTTCGAACCCCATTCCCGAATCCCCGATGGTCTGGCGCAAGGATCTGGACCCTGCCCTGAAGGAAAAGATCGCCACGGCCATGGCCAACATCAAGGACCTGCCCTGGGGCGACCAGGGTGTCCTGAACGGCTTCCAGCCCACCAACGATGCGGCATACAACGTGGTGCGCGATACGGCCAAGGTGCTGAAGCTCGACCTGCGGGCGATGAAATGA
- the phnC gene encoding phosphonate ABC transporter ATP-binding protein — MIRVRHLTKRYGSNDVLRGVDLDAAAGEFLVILGESGAGKSTLLRCMNRLAVADGGELTIAGMDAVRCPDERSLRRAVAMIFQHHNVVPRLSTLKNVLSGRLGALPTWTSVLHLFRAGDIALAHECLARVGLAHKAHERTDSLSGGQMQRVGIARALAQQPRVILADEPVASLDPLTARKVMQYLLDASRDLGITVVCNLHQVELAREFADRVVGLAQGRVVFDGVPQDLGQPELDRIYLAPTPPDDREIALASSTSWRIAGA, encoded by the coding sequence ATGATCCGCGTCCGCCATCTGACCAAGCGCTACGGCAGCAACGACGTGCTGCGTGGTGTTGACCTGGACGCCGCCGCTGGCGAGTTTCTGGTGATCCTGGGCGAATCCGGGGCCGGCAAATCCACGCTGCTGCGTTGCATGAACCGTCTGGCGGTGGCAGATGGCGGCGAGTTGACGATTGCCGGCATGGATGCCGTCCGCTGCCCGGATGAACGCTCCTTGCGCCGCGCCGTCGCCATGATCTTCCAACACCACAACGTGGTGCCGCGCCTGTCGACGTTGAAGAACGTTTTGAGCGGGCGGCTTGGCGCCTTGCCCACCTGGACTTCGGTGCTGCACCTCTTCCGCGCAGGCGACATTGCGCTGGCGCATGAATGCCTTGCCCGCGTCGGGCTCGCCCACAAGGCGCACGAGCGCACCGACTCGCTCTCGGGCGGCCAGATGCAGCGGGTGGGCATTGCCCGCGCGCTGGCGCAGCAGCCCCGGGTCATCCTGGCGGACGAGCCGGTCGCCAGCCTCGACCCGCTGACCGCGCGCAAGGTCATGCAATACCTGCTCGACGCCTCGCGCGACCTGGGCATTACCGTGGTGTGCAACCTGCACCAGGTGGAGCTGGCGCGCGAGTTCGCCGACCGGGTGGTGGGCCTGGCCCAGGGCCGGGTCGTGTTCGACGGTGTTCCGCAGGATCTCGGACAGCCCGAACTCGACCGCATCTACCTGGCACCAACGCCCCCGGACGACCGTGAAATCGCGCTGGCCTCTTCGACCTCGTGGCGCATTGCTGGAGCGTGA
- the phnE gene encoding phosphonate ABC transporter, permease protein PhnE, protein MQNEHMKYRWTGPLPQQWQGWSTLVIGALVAAWTLGWSADGAQLSWSELASGLPQIADFAGRMFPPDLDILARLWGPALETIQIAVWGTLLAIIPAVPLSLLAARNLQSRRWVFLATRQFMNVVRSINELILALVFVSAVGLGPFPGVLALALHGAAMLGKFFAEAIEEIDQGPLEALRATGARPLQVIVFGVLPQVITAWIAVVLYRFEVNLRSATVLGMVGAGGLGFELIGSLKLFRYNETATCILVITAMVIVADAISGHLRHRIQSSGRA, encoded by the coding sequence ATGCAGAACGAACACATGAAATACCGCTGGACCGGACCTCTGCCGCAGCAATGGCAGGGCTGGTCCACGCTGGTGATCGGCGCCCTAGTCGCGGCCTGGACGCTGGGCTGGAGCGCCGACGGCGCCCAATTGAGCTGGAGCGAGCTGGCAAGCGGCCTGCCGCAGATAGCCGACTTCGCCGGGCGTATGTTCCCCCCGGACCTGGATATCCTGGCCCGCCTGTGGGGACCGGCGCTGGAGACCATCCAGATCGCAGTCTGGGGAACCCTCCTGGCCATCATTCCCGCCGTGCCGCTCTCGCTGCTGGCAGCGCGCAACCTGCAGTCCAGGCGCTGGGTGTTCCTGGCCACGCGGCAGTTCATGAACGTCGTGCGCAGCATCAACGAACTGATCCTGGCGCTGGTCTTCGTCTCGGCGGTCGGCCTGGGACCTTTCCCGGGTGTGCTGGCGCTGGCGCTCCATGGCGCTGCCATGCTTGGCAAGTTCTTTGCCGAAGCCATCGAGGAAATCGACCAGGGGCCGCTGGAAGCCCTGCGCGCCACGGGTGCCAGGCCGCTGCAGGTCATCGTTTTCGGCGTGCTGCCGCAGGTGATCACCGCCTGGATCGCCGTGGTGCTCTATCGCTTCGAGGTGAACCTCCGCTCGGCCACGGTACTGGGCATGGTGGGCGCCGGTGGTCTTGGATTCGAGTTGATCGGCAGCTTGAAGCTGTTCCGCTACAACGAGACCGCCACCTGCATCCTCGTCATCACCGCCATGGTGATCGTCGCTGACGCCATCTCCGGCCACCTCCGCCACCGCATCCAGAGCAGCGGCCGGGCCTGA
- the psrA gene encoding iron-containing alcohol dehydrogenase PsrA, with product MWNYYNPVAVHAGLGSLAELPRLLGQRRAILIAFPEAESLGLLARLRTMLGDRLLAIETDVRPNPDVAWLAPMYERLWRDRPDAECVIAVGGGSTLDCAKAMLTHTPGGRFDDLMSALESGGVPQAGGAHRRLLAVPTTAGTGSEVTPWATVWDHARSRKLSLHLPWTWPEAAIVDAELMLSLPHATTLAAGLDALSHALESLWNVHRNPVSSCLAVQAARNIIDTLPALLGNLERADLRHSLAIAALQAGLAFSNTRTALAHSLSYDVTLSHGTVHGIACSFSLPRIMALAAGRDAQLDRQLMSVFGVPDMPAAITAMAAFLQRLSVSTDPTHYGIPEPEWDKRIDAALQGPRGRNFIATA from the coding sequence ATGTGGAACTACTACAACCCTGTCGCGGTGCATGCGGGCCTCGGCTCGCTGGCCGAACTGCCGCGCCTGCTCGGCCAGCGCCGAGCCATCCTGATTGCCTTTCCCGAGGCTGAATCGCTGGGCCTGCTGGCACGCCTGCGCACCATGCTCGGCGACAGGCTCCTGGCCATCGAGACCGATGTGCGGCCCAATCCCGATGTGGCATGGCTGGCCCCGATGTACGAGCGCCTGTGGCGCGATCGCCCGGACGCGGAATGCGTGATCGCCGTCGGCGGCGGCAGTACCCTCGACTGCGCCAAGGCCATGCTGACACACACGCCGGGCGGCCGCTTCGATGATCTGATGTCGGCACTCGAATCCGGCGGGGTGCCGCAGGCCGGCGGCGCGCATCGGCGCCTGCTGGCGGTGCCCACGACGGCCGGCACCGGCAGCGAGGTCACGCCGTGGGCGACCGTGTGGGACCACGCCCGGTCGCGCAAGCTGTCCCTGCACCTCCCCTGGACCTGGCCAGAGGCGGCCATCGTCGATGCCGAACTGATGCTCAGCCTTCCCCATGCCACCACGCTGGCCGCGGGCCTGGATGCGCTCTCGCACGCCCTGGAGTCGCTCTGGAACGTGCATCGCAACCCGGTGTCGAGCTGCCTGGCCGTACAGGCGGCGCGCAACATCATCGACACCCTGCCGGCCCTCCTGGGCAACCTGGAACGAGCGGACCTGCGCCATTCATTGGCCATTGCAGCCTTGCAGGCCGGACTGGCCTTCTCCAACACCCGCACGGCGCTGGCGCACTCGCTGTCCTACGACGTCACGCTGAGCCACGGTACGGTGCACGGCATCGCCTGCTCGTTCAGCTTGCCACGCATCATGGCGCTGGCCGCCGGGCGAGACGCCCAGCTCGACCGCCAGCTGATGTCGGTCTTCGGCGTCCCGGACATGCCGGCCGCCATCACCGCGATGGCCGCGTTCCTGCAGCGCTTGAGCGTCAGCACCGACCCGACGCACTACGGCATCCCGGAGCCCGAGTGGGACAAGCGTATCGACGCGGCGCTCCAAGGGCCGCGCGGTCGCAACTTCATCGCGACCGCATGA
- the phnX gene encoding phosphonoacetaldehyde hydrolase — MTSIAPIDGTSHGLQAVIFDWAGTLVDFGSLAPTQIFVEAFASFGIQVDLQQARGPMGLSKRDHIRTLLAEPAIAAQWLQRFERPPAASDIDAIYERFMPMQIAKVGEYSAPIPGALESLAWLRQQGLKVGSCSGYPRQVLDVLLPLARSAGVVVDHVVAGDEMPAGGRPGPYMALANVLELGISDVRACIKVDDTAPGIEEGRNAGMWCIGLSMSGNEVGLTREALEALPPERIQALRERAQQRLLNAGAHLVIDSIADLPAAVQRIAAMRGALRAMDGGAPQESSA, encoded by the coding sequence ATGACCTCCATTGCACCCATCGACGGCACATCGCACGGCCTGCAAGCCGTCATCTTCGACTGGGCCGGCACCCTGGTCGACTTCGGCTCCCTGGCGCCCACCCAGATCTTCGTCGAGGCCTTTGCCAGCTTCGGCATTCAGGTCGACCTGCAGCAGGCCCGGGGGCCCATGGGCCTTTCGAAACGGGACCATATCCGCACGTTGCTGGCCGAGCCGGCCATTGCGGCACAGTGGTTGCAGCGCTTCGAGCGACCTCCCGCGGCATCCGACATCGACGCCATCTACGAGCGCTTCATGCCGATGCAGATCGCCAAGGTGGGCGAATACTCTGCGCCGATCCCGGGCGCGCTGGAGTCACTGGCCTGGCTGCGACAGCAGGGGCTCAAGGTCGGCTCTTGCTCGGGTTATCCGCGCCAGGTACTGGACGTGCTGCTGCCCCTGGCAAGGAGCGCCGGCGTCGTGGTGGACCACGTCGTCGCGGGTGACGAAATGCCGGCCGGCGGCCGCCCCGGTCCCTACATGGCACTGGCCAACGTGCTAGAGCTCGGCATCAGTGACGTGCGAGCCTGCATCAAGGTGGACGACACCGCGCCTGGCATCGAGGAAGGCCGCAACGCCGGCATGTGGTGCATCGGGCTTTCCATGTCGGGCAATGAGGTCGGGCTGACCCGCGAGGCGCTGGAGGCGCTCCCCCCGGAACGGATCCAGGCCTTGCGGGAGCGGGCACAGCAGCGGCTCCTCAACGCTGGCGCGCACCTGGTGATCGACTCGATCGCTGATCTTCCAGCAGCAGTCCAGCGCATCGCCGCAATGCGCGGCGCTTTGCGGGCAATGGATGGCGGCGCGCCCCAGGAAAGTTCTGCATAA
- the trxB gene encoding thioredoxin-disulfide reductase, whose protein sequence is MLKHSKLIILGSGPAGYTAAIYAARANLAPMLITGNLRGGQLTTTTDVENWPADVQGVMGPQLMDRFLQHAERFNTRVVADHIHEVNLQNRPFVLTGDGGTYSCDALIIATGASAKYLGLPSEEAFRGRGVSGCATCDGFFYVDQDVCVVGGGNSAVEEALYMSNIARKVTLVHRREKFRAEPILLDRLHKKIEEGNVELKVNCVVEQVLGDEAGVTGVRLYDLVGACSELVEVKGCFIAIGHQPNTILFDGQLSMADGYIKTRSGLDGYATMTNVPGVFAAGDVQDHVYRQAVTSAGSGCMAALDAQRFLD, encoded by the coding sequence ATGCTCAAGCACTCCAAACTGATCATCCTGGGTTCAGGCCCTGCCGGTTACACCGCCGCCATTTACGCGGCGCGAGCAAATCTTGCCCCCATGCTCATTACCGGAAACTTGCGAGGCGGCCAGCTTACGACGACCACGGACGTCGAAAACTGGCCGGCCGATGTCCAAGGCGTGATGGGACCGCAGCTGATGGATCGTTTTTTGCAGCACGCAGAGCGCTTCAATACGCGCGTGGTGGCCGACCACATCCACGAAGTGAATCTGCAAAACCGGCCGTTCGTCCTCACGGGGGACGGCGGCACTTACTCTTGTGATGCACTAATCATCGCCACTGGCGCGTCGGCCAAGTACTTGGGACTTCCCTCGGAGGAAGCGTTTCGCGGCCGCGGCGTCTCAGGCTGCGCGACCTGCGACGGATTCTTCTACGTGGATCAGGATGTCTGCGTTGTGGGCGGTGGAAACAGCGCCGTGGAAGAGGCCCTCTACATGTCGAACATCGCCAGGAAGGTCACCTTGGTTCACAGGCGCGAGAAGTTCCGGGCTGAGCCGATCCTCCTGGACCGGCTGCACAAGAAGATCGAAGAGGGCAATGTCGAGCTGAAAGTGAACTGCGTGGTCGAACAGGTGCTGGGTGACGAAGCAGGCGTCACGGGCGTACGGCTTTACGACCTAGTTGGGGCATGCAGTGAACTGGTGGAGGTAAAGGGCTGCTTCATTGCGATCGGGCATCAACCCAATACGATCCTTTTCGACGGGCAACTTTCGATGGCGGATGGCTACATCAAGACGCGATCTGGCCTGGATGGGTATGCCACCATGACCAATGTCCCCGGCGTGTTCGCCGCAGGGGACGTTCAGGACCACGTCTATCGGCAGGCGGTCACCAGTGCGGGAAGCGGCTGCATGGCCGCCTTGGACGCACAGAGATTTCTGGACTAG
- a CDS encoding glutaredoxin domain-containing protein, with amino-acid sequence MEAITVYWTTGCSSCVRVKEFLTSKGVPFESVNVATDPGAMKFLASLGIRSIPVVVRDREYTFAQSLDDVAKFVGVDNIVDVLPPEVLVERWKKIMEIATHAISKIPAAMLDERPAPPRARTVRDVAYHIFQVPDAYLQVVINGLEDWTIVANVDAPPDIDLPGILAYADDKKKRVAQWWDTLEDRSCRQPLKMFYGVHSMHSFLERSVWHSAQHTRQLLWWCNEKGIPVEQQLTKEVLQGLPMPQGLWE; translated from the coding sequence ATGGAAGCAATTACCGTCTACTGGACCACCGGATGCTCCAGTTGCGTCAGGGTCAAGGAGTTTCTGACCAGCAAGGGCGTTCCCTTTGAGTCGGTCAACGTCGCCACCGACCCTGGCGCCATGAAATTTCTGGCGTCATTGGGGATCCGATCCATTCCGGTGGTGGTGCGTGACCGGGAGTACACCTTCGCGCAGTCGCTGGACGATGTTGCCAAGTTCGTGGGTGTCGACAATATCGTGGACGTCCTGCCTCCCGAAGTGCTCGTGGAGCGCTGGAAGAAGATCATGGAGATCGCCACGCATGCGATCTCGAAGATTCCTGCCGCGATGCTGGACGAACGGCCGGCACCACCGCGTGCGCGCACGGTTCGCGATGTGGCGTATCACATCTTCCAAGTGCCGGACGCCTATTTGCAGGTCGTGATCAATGGCCTGGAAGACTGGACGATCGTCGCCAACGTGGACGCACCGCCAGACATCGACCTCCCCGGCATCCTCGCCTATGCGGACGACAAGAAGAAGCGGGTGGCCCAGTGGTGGGACACCCTCGAAGACCGAAGCTGCAGGCAACCGCTGAAGATGTTCTATGGCGTGCATTCCATGCATTCCTTTCTGGAGCGCTCGGTTTGGCACAGCGCCCAGCACACGCGTCAGCTCCTCTGGTGGTGCAACGAAAAAGGCATTCCTGTCGAGCAGCAACTGACCAAGGAAGTCTTGCAGGGCTTGCCCATGCCACAGGGGCTTTGGGAATAG
- a CDS encoding LysR substrate-binding domain-containing protein, producing MDLRQLKYFVKIVEQRSMSRASVELNVAQSALSLQISGLETRLHQKLLVRRSTGVTPTEAGKTLYKHAVAILRQVERAAQDVERSAAEVSGPASLGLPVVVQDLLAIDLLVAARTRLPQVRLHLAEGMSYLLKEMVLQGRLDMTVTYQFEPSPGIVEQPLFNEMIYLVSPAGSGIKPRGQGMSIAEVAKLPLFLSSSQTGMRRIVQTGLATHGLTVEPLAEVDSLRTLVDAVETGNAHTILPASALQRQLKRLTNRPLVINALDISRNVVLCTSEHLPLGSTATAVYDVLDNLIRQALEDRRWIGIRPVPDTPST from the coding sequence ATGGACCTACGCCAGCTGAAGTATTTCGTCAAGATCGTCGAGCAGCGCAGCATGTCGCGGGCGTCGGTGGAACTCAATGTTGCCCAGTCGGCCTTGAGCCTGCAGATCTCGGGCCTGGAAACGCGCCTTCATCAGAAGCTGTTGGTCCGTCGCTCGACGGGAGTGACTCCCACGGAGGCCGGCAAGACGCTCTACAAGCACGCGGTCGCCATCCTGCGGCAGGTGGAACGCGCCGCGCAGGACGTCGAACGCTCCGCTGCCGAGGTGAGCGGACCCGCTTCGCTGGGCTTGCCGGTGGTAGTGCAGGACCTCCTTGCAATCGACCTCCTGGTGGCTGCGCGAACACGACTGCCGCAGGTCAGGCTCCACCTGGCCGAGGGCATGAGCTACCTATTGAAAGAGATGGTCCTGCAGGGGCGGCTCGACATGACCGTCACCTACCAATTCGAGCCATCGCCCGGCATCGTGGAACAGCCTTTGTTCAACGAGATGATCTATCTCGTGTCCCCCGCCGGTTCGGGAATCAAGCCACGCGGCCAAGGCATGTCAATCGCCGAGGTGGCGAAGTTGCCGCTGTTTCTTTCGAGCAGCCAGACGGGCATGAGACGGATCGTGCAAACCGGACTGGCAACGCATGGCCTCACCGTCGAGCCGCTTGCGGAGGTCGACTCTCTTCGGACCTTGGTCGATGCAGTGGAAACCGGCAACGCCCACACGATCCTGCCCGCATCCGCCCTGCAGAGGCAGCTCAAGCGCCTGACTAATCGGCCGCTGGTCATCAACGCTCTGGACATTTCCAGGAACGTGGTGCTGTGCACTTCCGAGCACCTGCCGCTCGGATCGACGGCGACCGCCGTCTACGACGTGCTGGACAACTTGATCCGCCAGGCATTGGAGGACCGAAGGTGGATCGGCATCCGTCCCGTTCCGGACACGCCATCGACTTGA